From Carassius auratus strain Wakin unplaced genomic scaffold, ASM336829v1 scaf_tig00215410, whole genome shotgun sequence, one genomic window encodes:
- the LOC113094591 gene encoding homeobox protein goosecoid-like isoform X1 has protein sequence MPAGMFSIDSILAGRPSCKDSVLLHRNAPVVFSNLTESLYTAAGDFNGLYSHTGPPAPNLQSVNGTRIGYNNYYYGQLHVQGPTGPACCGAIPTLGSQQYPCIPTGYDSTGSVLISPVPHQMMSYMNVGTLSRTELQLLNQLHCRRKRRHRTIFTDEQLEALENLFQETKYPDVGTREQLARKVHLREEKVEVWFKNRRAKWRRQKRSSSEESENSQKWNKTTKTTTEKIEEGKSDVDSDS, from the exons ATGCCCGCTGGGATGTTTAGTATCGACAGCATCTTGGCAGGGAGACCCAGCTGCAAGGACTCGGTTCTGCTCCATCGGAATGCTCCGGTTGTGTTCTCCAACTTGACGGAATCCTTGTACACAGCAGCCGGCGATTTTAACGGACTGTATTCACACACCGGACCTCCAGCTCCTAACTTACAGTCGGTAAATGGAACCAGGATAGGCTACAACAACTACTACTATGGACAACTTCATGTCCAGGGGCCGACTGGACCCGCTTGCTGTGGCGCAATACCAACTCTCGGCTCGCAACAGTACCCGTGTATTCCTACAG GCTACGACAGCACCGGTTCAGTACTTATTTCTCCAGTCCCACATCAGATGATGTCGTACATGAACGTGGGCACCTTGTCCAGAACCGAACTACAGCTCCTCAACCAGTTACACTGTCGGCGCAAGAGACGACACCGAACCATTTTCACCGACGAGCAACTGGAGGCACTGGAGAACCTTTTTCAAGAAACCAAATACCCTGATGTTGGCACGCGAGAGCAACTGGCACGAAAGGTGCACCTACGCGAAGAGAAAGTAGAG GTTTGGTTCAAAAACAGACGAGcaaaatggagaagacagaaaagGTCGTCATCAGAGGAATCAGAAAACTCACAGAAATGGAACAAAACCACGAAAACAACCACAGAGAAAATCGAGGAGGGCAAAAGTGACGTGGATTCTGACAGCTGA